The Branchiostoma floridae strain S238N-H82 chromosome 3, Bfl_VNyyK, whole genome shotgun sequence genomic sequence taaatttgccatggTCCGACAGATTTGCGCACGATTCTGAAAGTATTGCAAAAGAATAAAACATCTTGACACAACAGTAAAGAatacaaagaaataaagtaaagtTAACCTACGCCTTTACATTCAATAACTGTTATACTGCGACAGTATTGAGAAACTAAATCTCTCCCCTCCCGGacttttcaactttgacctacGACCTGGCGCCAAAATTCGCGCGCCATTTTCAGCAAGAAAACAATGCTTTGCCAGGCTGAAGACAACTCCTCTCTCTGTGAATCCGTTTCCAAGGTCCCTAGAATCAAGATGCCTTCCAACAACATTCTCCTGCGGTTCGCTAAGATGACTGAGCACGCCTTCGCTCCCACGAGAGGGTCAAAACAGGCGGCCGGCTACGATTTATACAGGTAAAAACACTCTGGTTTGGGTAcgtgcgcccccctccctctacGCGCCAAATCTTAGAAGTCATATGTTTTTGCACGGTATTACCAAGGACGTCGTATATCCAGATGGTCAGCTTCAACACATTCTGATTCTCAGATAACACACCGTTTTGATATGGCGTGCTTAGGGCAGCATAATTTTGTGAGACTCTTGAATAATTCAATTTTTTAAAGCCTTTGCAGCCTTCGATCCGATCGCGACGGGTGCTGGCAACTTGAAAAAGACGGATTTTCAAATATAAGGGGGTCACAGTAAGCCTTTAAAACAAAAGGGGGCCAAAAGGGGGTCAAGATTGACTGAATATGGAATTTTCCACAATGAGGTCATGAAAATTCTTCTATCCATGTCGACTTTAATTTAGTTACAGTACTTTAGAAATTAAGAGAGGGGAAAGGCAGAAAAAGTTATAAAAGGAGGGTAAACGTACTTGCAAGTTAAATGAACTTGCCTAATATTAGACACCGTTCACACTAGAACAAATGATTcagataaaacatgttatctgaGATTCTGAATAAAAAATTTTCTTTCCTTCCAAAATTGTGTTTACACTGCTCTTCGGCAATCCAATTAGTacgccctcagtcttatccgaaTAATTGTGTTTCTCGACTCCATGCTCCGCCATTCTTTTGGAGATATCTTCAAAAATGTCCCTGTTCTCATGGACTTACCCAGTTTTTaatgcataatttatgcgtcTCCTCCTGTTTTGACAAAATCCAAGTGAGACAATCCAAAAACCTAATTCGGATCGAGTCGTTTTATTTGGCTAAGatgttttagtcgttttttttcgtttttttttagagTGAACAGGATCTTGAAAAGGGGTCTGGGCATGCATAGGGAAACCAGGTCACTAGGGGAtcaaaaaaaggctagggtccaCAGAGTTTTGTTAGGTTCCATTGTGTTCCTTAAGCCATACCATGTGcacattgtacaatatttttttatctGCCCCCCACAGTGCATACGACTACACCATCCCAGCACAGGGCAAGGTTCTGGCGAAGACTGACATCCAAATCGCTCTGCCTGAAGGCTGCTATGGCAGAGTCGGTAAGTACATTTATGGCATACCtgcctgtgacgcgaaaacgtttgatatgGGTGTTCCGGGCCATAACTTCTGTATTGCACAGGTTCAAAAGgagtatcacacaggctttcttcgagtagACCGAACCATtttgagcgggccgagtgcggcacggttggcaattcgaatacaaaatgtacttgattcggacgttggaacatttctgttgcaacactttttgttcgagggcaccaaatttgttcaccTTCTGGcttattttgcatcaaaacatgggttatctcaggtgggtatgacctaaataaaatacaacacggtttATTCCGCATCACCTCCGTcaggcgatccgacccgcggtcgggctggtacctcgggtgagacggaatacaccatgttgtattctgcatgtaacatgtaacatgtttggATATGTGTGGTCAAATGTGTAGGTCAGTGGTTAGTAACCCtacctctggaactagaagccgtgagtttgattctgaCTGTGTCAcccacccgacatgcacgctactggaaagggtcgcAGTCCTTAGGACTGGGTGATCCACTGTGTAGGAGAACATTTTACATGGTACTATATAGCATATTCTTGACAGTATCATAGAGAAAGTGCCATGTACCATTTGTAAGTCATTCTGTAACTTTAAGTGTAATTTGTAACATAAGTAATTGGATGAATATTTAAGTCTTTTAGTATGGCTCGGTCAGGAATAAAACTCATGACCTATAAACAGACT encodes the following:
- the LOC118412652 gene encoding deoxyuridine 5'-triphosphate nucleotidohydrolase-like; the encoded protein is MLCQAEDNSSLCESVSKVPRIKMPSNNILLRFAKMTEHAFAPTRGSKQAAGYDLYSAYDYTIPAQGKVLAKTDIQIALPEGCYGRVAPRSGLAHKNFIDVGAGVIDRDYRGNVGVIMFNFGKEEFKVNKGDRIAQLICERIFMPDLQEEETLDNTERGEGGFGSTGKN